A single region of the Sphaeramia orbicularis chromosome 6, fSphaOr1.1, whole genome shotgun sequence genome encodes:
- the c6h11orf16 gene encoding uncharacterized protein C11orf16 homolog, protein METLLSMETASTVGRGVRSCRMASSEVLVPMLVGGPGSNVTFVLDVSEDCEADLGSAKRLLIQTLLTKASLRDSLFNIVTSSGEVRSWSHHMLPCALDVVYRALSWIRSVGCGPDRDLLTALTLAFSDPACHTVHLITTAPPPRPRVLLGVLPSLAAGRTLNVFYLQASGGPDRGATEHLQSLSRTTGGRCYVVQDNLERDLEKVTPLCAVDSHLPVTCCCCSASTSQLRCSLGNPLHPLTSCGDPEFFPGCRVLARRQMDGLYHLGTVVQEVQGCRGVWVIEFDHPGPGPVLAWSRRQMVCSLDMVAHTRGHVRRPVPGDTVLSPWQPDPKRCGPGRVLSVTQTEGGSGGWTIRLAGSEGDGAAGIRVLMWDGSVSLVPVGLVWSISVPHHDRIVRELHCGYFSNRCCASRCWSPLSSCYSCRSWSESCSESRSRSWSKTEPRDTDVRRSDLELLSSSSSSSSSSTDDETTAPPPPVVKMRPRPPWRYWRRTGPEPQHRQPGGSNSALDQV, encoded by the exons ATGGAGACACTCCTCTCCATGGAAACAGCGTCAACAGTGGGACGTGGAGTGAGAAGCTGCAG GATGGCGTCCTCGGAGGTTCTGGTTCCAATGTTGGTGGGCGGTCCAGGGTCCAACGTGACCTTCGTCCTGGACGTCTCTGAGGACTGTGAAGCTGATCTGGGATCAGCGAAGCGGCTGCTGATCCAGACTCTTCTGACCAAAGCTTCTCTCAGGGATTCTCTGTTCAACATCGTCACATCTTCAGGCGAG GTACGATCCTGGTCCCACCACATGCTCCCTTGTGCTCTGGACGTGGTCTACAGAGCTCTGTCCTGGATCCGGTCTGTCGGTTGTGGACCTGATAGGGATCTGCTGACTGCCCTGACCCTGGCCTTCAGTGACCCCGCCTGCCACACTGTTCACCTGATCACCACGGCCCCACCCCCCCGGCCCCGGGTCCTACTTGGGGTCCTGCCCAGCCTGGCAGCGGGTCGGACCCTGAATGTGTTCTACCTGCAGGCCTCAGGAGGACCAGACCGGGGCGCCACAGAACACCTGCAGAGTCTGAGCCGGACCACAGGAGGGCGCTGTTATGTGGTTCAGGACAATCTGGAACGAGACTTGGAGAAG GTGACCCCTCTGTGTGCTGTGGACAGCCACCTGCCAGTCACATGCTGCTGTTGCTCCGCCTCCACGTCTCAGCTCAG GTGCAGTCTGGGTAATCCACTCCACCCTCTCACCTCCTGTGGAGACCCAGAGTTTTTCCCAGGATGCAGAGTGCTCGCCAGGAGGCAGATGGACGGCCTGTATCACCTGGGCACCGTGGTTCAGGAAGTCCAG GGCTGCAGAGGAGTCTGGGTAATCGAGTTTGACCACCCAGGACCCGGTCCGGTCCTGGCCTGGTCCCGTCGGCAGATGGTGTGCTCCCTTGACATGGTCGCCCACACGAGGGGTCACGTACGCCGCCCAGTACCCGGGGATACTGTCCTGTCACCGTGGCAACCGGATCCAAAGAGATGCGGCCCAGGGAGGGTGTTGTCCGTCACACAGACCGAAGGCGGTTCTGGAGGTTGGACCATAAGACTGGCAGGTTCTGAGGGAGACGGAGCAG CTGGGATCCGGGTCCTGATGTGGGACGGTTCTGTGTCTCTGGTTCCTgttggtctggtttggtccatTTCAGTTCCTCACCATGACCGGATAGTCCGAGAGCTGCATTGTGGGTATTTTAGCAACCGATGCTGCGCGTCCCGCTGCTGGTCGCCGCTGTCTTCCTGCTACAGCTGCAGGTCCTGGTCCGAGTCCTGCtctgagtccaggtccaggtcctggtccaagACTGAGCCCAGAGATACAGATGTGAGGAGGAGTGACCTTGAGCtgctttcctcctcctcttcctcctcctcttcttctactGATGATGAGACCACGGCGCCGCCTCCTCCTGTAGTGAAGATGAGGCCACGGCCCCCCTGGAGGTACTGGAGAAGAACTGGACCAGAACCTCAGCACCGGCAGCCAGGTGGGTCAAACTCAGCCCTGGACCAGGTCTGA